A single genomic interval of Coccidioides posadasii str. Silveira chromosome 1, complete sequence harbors:
- the GPI18 gene encoding ER membrane glycoprotein subunit of the GPI transamidase complex-like protein (CAZy:GT76~SECRETED:SignalP(1-26)~EggNog:ENOG410PH12~COG:G~TransMembrane:8 (n9-21c26/27o97-121i133-152o158-175i187-205o211-230i242-264o301-322i417-436o)), whose protein sequence is MTAHPVRTLTLWFCLWKFLLLAVMLASPGPGYDTSTTILSPTPRASQSASFLKLARWDSIYFLNVAQRGYLYEQEWAWGYGYTKLLSALSAGTPREVLHLALVGIGLSHICHYLSVLLLYGLSKAIFGERHKYGNSLPFLSAALHIVCPAGAFLSAPYSEALFSFLNFLGFYVYVQALKDDRSGSLLVRDLKFVAAGCVFALATTVRSNGILSGMLFAYDATPALVEIIQARSGKLAGLRRLTFVVLGGAMVLVGAVGPQYLAYSLYCQPSASPREWCVRLFPSIYTWVQSYYWNVGFLRYWTISNIPLFLIAGPMLLILFYSSGWAVSSRSQSIATDVNDEQPKVNSENELTQACLARLALPQATLALLALTSYHVQIINRIASGYPLWYWWLASSLLREGKPGFRGSWFAKPGHVLCGMVLYGVIQASLFASFLPPA, encoded by the exons ATGACGGCTCACCCCGTGCGGACATTGACGTTATGGTTCTGCCTGTGGAAGTTCCTGTTGCTTGCGGTCATGCTGGCCAGCCCCGGCCCAGGATATGATACGTCCACAACAATTCTATCACCCACTCCCCGTGCGTCCCAATCCGCcagtttcttgaaattgGCGAGATGGGATTCGATATATTTTTTGAATGTCGCCCAGCGAGGGTATCTCTATGAACAGGAGTGGGCTTGGGGCTACGGCTATACAAAGTTGTTGTCAGCCTTGTCAGCTG GAACGCCACGTGAAGTCTTACATCTGGCTTTAGTAGGCATTGGGCTCTCGCACATATGCCACTACTTATCCGTATTGCTGCTCTATGGCTTGAGCAAAGCTATTTTTGGCGAGAGACACAAATATGGCAATTCTTTGCCTTTCCTCTCGGCGGCTTTGCACATTGTCTGCCCGGCAGGCGCCTTTCTGTCCGCACCCTATAGCGAAGCTCTTTTCTCATTTCTCAATTTCCTAGGCTTCTACGTTTATGTGCAGGCCCTGAAGGATGACCGAAGCGGCTCTCTCCTGGTGAGAGACCTCAAGTTCGTTGCTGCTGGGTGTGTCTTCGCACTCGCTACGACCGTACGAAGCAATGGCATCCTGAGCGGGATGCTTTTTGCGTACGATGCAACCCCGGCATTAGTCGAAATCATACAGGCTCGGAGCGGCAAATTAGCTGGGCTGCGCCGGCTTACGTTCGTTGTACTCGGAGGTGCTATGGTCCTGGTTGGGGCCGTTGGACCTCAGTACCTTGCCTACTCGCTTTATTGTCAGCCATCGGCGTCACCGCGAGAGTGGTGCGTCAGATTGTTCCCGAGTATATACACTTGGGTTCAAAGCTATTACTG GAACGTTGGCTTTCTAAGATATTGGACTATCTCGAATATACCACTCTTCCTGATCGCAGGTCCGATGCTTCTTATCTTATTCTACTCCTCTGGTTGGGCTGTGAGCTCACGAAGCCAATCGATTGCAACGGACGTCAACGATGAACAACCCAAGGTCAATTCTGAAAATGAGCTTACTCAAGCCTGCCTCGCTCGGCTTGCTCTGCCTCAGGCAACTCTTGCACTGCTAGCGTTGACGAGCTACCATGTCCAAATAATCAACCGTATCGCGTCTGGCTATCCCTTATGGTATTGGTGGTTGGCGTCGTCTCTTCTCCGAGAGGGAAAGCCGGGGTTTCGGGGGTCTTGGTTTGCAAAGCCCGGACATGTATTATGTGGGATGGTGCTGTACGGGGTTATTCAAGCCTCGCTGTTTGCTTCTTTCTTGCCACCAGCGTGA
- a CDS encoding uncharacterized protein (EggNog:ENOG410PP6H~COG:S): MLVNLGLTADAAAIHRHEFSAHQSGRSTTPTISQVSNSILSLGFMPSGVRNLVPGNGASRPAPSGRASPSSPLSSPLSSPRDSVEEDRGRTGDDLGNCSEADQSVPTSPRRKHTNRSKTSFRFAHPPPSGHRRLRIRPRLLLQLQHVSQTSRPISALDVIPSSLFGTRSTRRVSNPHRGRDRIGPNDLLIIPSDSYGPLDNEQRNSFDVHGDLVAVLGQSRKEGSKSKGLVDICIDQGGLWEATPISNNVYEFTHTGENGLRKCVRWVLRGKENRNSMGLGAGGEQDGKRYIFSMIDPTSRRHPVIAWMTRNGIDVLDRYSLTSGSTRSRSASISAPSSNAKLSTPVSDRSVTETEDWLRTLIIVTGIWVALREGWSRYPASSDIRHTTPRSHSTNTQSTQSQQLRMSEFDGNVSEMGMATQTGCRPSFQSARVRMRQNSLHVHTDPPFPAHRQGLKSVDSEKPAPRKFSKERRRKRHRILCMGSETSSPPDSPHPPGIPRGTPGRTRGRHQGLLDAGLTEYDDQDAGHPSHVPTSGHSPRKSDSAKRRRWCGLALWIDSVGTKTRKKAR; this comes from the coding sequence ATGCTAGTCAATCTAGGGCTGACTGCTGACGCTGCTGCAATCCATCGACACGAGTTCTCCGCGCATCAGAGTGGGAGGTCCACCACCCCAACCATTTCGCAAGTTTCTAACTCGATCCTGTCTCTTGGATTTATGCCGTCTGGCGTGCGCAACTTGGTACCGGGCAACGGGGCTTCCAGACCAGCGCCTTCAGGCCGAGCGAGCCCCTCGTCTCCGCTGTCAAGCCCTCTGTCCAGCCCCAGGGACTCGGTTGAAGAGGATCGTGGCCGGACTGGAGACGATTTAGGTAATTGTAGTGAAGCAGACCAGAGCGTCCCGACAAGCCCCAGGAGAAAACATACCAATCGATCCAAAACATCATTTCGCTTCGCCCACCCCCCACCCTCAGGCCATAGACGATTAAGAATTCGACCCCGACTGCTGCTTCAGCTACAGCATGTATCGCAGACTTCCCGTCCTATTTCAGCGCTAGATGTGATCCCTTCTTCACTTTTTGGGACCCGATCCACGAGAAGAGTGTCCAACCCGCATCGAGGAAGGGATCGTATTGGGCCCAACGACCTCCTGATCATCCCCAGCGATTCCTACGGCCCGTTGGATAACGAGCAGAGAAACTCGTTCGATGTTCACGGGGATCTCGTTGCTGTGTTAGGCCAGTCCCGCAAGGAGGGCTCCAAGTCGAAGGGGCTGGTGGATATATGCATTGACCAAGGAGGTCTATGGGAAGCAACGCCGATTTCGAACAATGTATACGAGTTTACCCACACAGGCGAAAACGGGCTCCGCAAGTGCGTGCGCTGGGTACTGCGTGGGAAAGAAAACCGCAACTCCATGGGCTTGGGCGCTGGAGGTGAACAAGACGGCAAACGCTACATCTTTAGCATGATCGATCCGACCAGCCGTCGACATCCAGTGATAGCATGGATGACCAGGAACGGTATCGACGTGCTCGATCGATATTCACTCACGTCAGGGTCGACTCGCAGTCGATCAGCGAGTATCTCGGCGCCTAGTTCCAATGCCAAGCTCTCTACCCCAGTCTCCGATCGCAGTGTGACTGAAACAGAAGACTGGCTTCGCACTCTGATCATCGTGACCGGTATATGGGTTGCACTGCGAGAGGGGTGGTCGAGGTACCCGGCTTCATCGGATATAAGACACACCACACCGCGCTCTCACAGTACGAACACTCAATCGACCCAATCGCAGCAGCTACGAATGTCAGAATTTGATGGGAACGTCAGTGAAATGGGGATGGCTACGCAGACGGGGTGTCGTCCCAGCTTTCAGTCCGCTAGGGTACGGATGAGGCAGAATAGCTTGCATGTCCACACTGACCCTCCCTTCCCTGCCCATAGACAAGGGTTGAAGAGCGTTGATTCAGAAAAGCCCGCGCCACGAAAGTTTTCAAAGGAGCGTCGACGTAAACGACATCGTATCCTTTGCATGGGCAGCGAGACCTCCTCGCCCCCCGATAGCCCTCATCCTCCTGGCATACCTAGAGGGACCCCAGGACGGACACGGGGCAGGCATCAAGGCTTGCTAGATGCGGGACTAACCGAATATGACGACCAAGATGCCGGCCATCCGTCACACGTTCCCACCTCAGGCCATTCGCCCCGGAAATCAGACTCGGCGAAGAGGCGTAGATGGTGCGGTCTAGCCTTATGGATTGATTCCGTTGGCACGAAGACGAGAAAGAAAGCACGATAG
- a CDS encoding uncharacterized protein (EggNog:ENOG410PNV3~COG:P~BUSCO:13026at33183), translating to MSTSGPLNNKEKDYFRNIQRMATPKVQTTVPDAYQQALVRNSEWASKTVEEQPLLFPKLASGQHPEILWIGCADSRCPETTVLGLQPGDVFVHRNIANVIQYNDLSCASVLEFAVIYLKVKHIILCGHTSCGGVAAALSNKKLGLLDTWLMPLRRLREQNLDLFKNLDAKEAAVKLAEINVHNGLRVLKENSAVLDAIQERGLKLHGLIYDVGSGKLRELDTEEPMEVIARRLTAFRTVAGEMK from the exons ATGTCGACCTCAGGCCCGCTGAACAACAAAGAAAAGGACTACTTCAGAAACATACAAAGAATGGCTACGCCTAAAGTCCAGACGACCGTTCCAG ACGCATACCAGCAAGCTCTCGTCAGAAACAGCGAATGGGCCTCTAAAACCGTCGAGGAGCAAcctcttctcttccctaAACTCGCGTCCGGCCAACATCCAGAGATCCTGTGGATTGGATGTGCCGACTCCCGTTGTCCGGAGACGACCGTCCTCGGTCTCCAGCCCGGTGACGTGTTCGTCCACCGCAACATCGCCAACGTTATCCAGTACAACGACCTCAGCTGTGCCAGCGTTCTCGAGTTCGCCGTCATCTACCTCAAGGTTAAGCACATCATCCTCTGCGGCCACACCTCCTGCGGTGGTGTCGCTGCCGCGCTCTCGAACAAGAAACTCGGTCTGCTGGACACCTGGCTCATGCCTCTGCGCAGACTGCGTGAGCAGAACCTGGACCTCTTCAAGAACCTAGATGCCAAAGAGGCCGCCGTGAAACTGGCGGAGATCAATGTGCACAACGGGCTGCGTGTCCTGAAAGAGAACAGCGCTGTGCTGGACGCTATTCAGGAGCGCGGGCTGAAGCTTCATGGTCTCATATATGATGTCGGAAGCGGAAAGTTGCGCGAGCTTGACACCGAGGAGCCGATGGAGGTGATCGCCAGACGGTTAACGGCATTTAGAACTGTCGCTGGTGAGATGAAATGA
- a CDS encoding uncharacterized protein (EggNog:ENOG410PIEP~COG:S), translated as MTTTTFGQPGRILRVGVIGCGEVSQVVHIPNLILLSDYFRITYICDISFSTITHCKTKFASHDFRITTNAEEVCSSKNVDVVFICSSDEYHVPHVVAGLRHGKFVFVEKPMALCLRDVDLILEAEDMSPGGRVMVGYMRRYASVFMDAVREIGSLGEVCYGRVRDIVGQNSTFVAQSGTFPKRFGDWDPRNVRAMKDIMEDIFEQALRNELELPVTPQLMTMWRHLGSLGSHDLSAMREAFGGMPLTVLGASLCPAAGPPFWNAIFQYPNFTVSYESGIDHVPRFDTSIEIFGKCKTIKVCYDTPYIKGLPVTMQIKEALPDGSYRESTVRKTYEDPYVLEMKELYECVVYEKEVKTSALDARREIEMFGMVLKAAVQAQDQMKNIAQTGV; from the exons ATGACGACGACCACTTTCGGCCAACCTGGCAGAATCCTTCGGGTTGGAGTCATTGG ATGCGGAGAAGTCTCCCAGGTCGTACATATCCCCAACCTGATCCTCCTCTCCGACTACTTCCGAATCACCTACATCTGCGACATCTCCTTCTCGACAATCACACACTGCAAGACCAAATTCGCTAGCCACGACTTCCGCATCACCACCAACGCGGAGGAAGTGTGTTCGTCGAAGAACGTCGACGTCGTGTTCATATGCAGCAGCGACGAGTACCATGTGCCGCACGTCGTCGCGGGCCTTCGGCATGGCAAGTTTGTGTTTGTTGAGAAGCCCATGGCGCTGTGTCTGCGGGACGTGGATTTGATCCTTGAGGCGGAGGATATGTCGCCAGGGGGCAGGGTGATGGTGGGATACATGCGTCGATATGCGAGTGTGTTCATGGATGCGGTGAGGGAGATCGGGTCCCTGGGCGAGGTTTGCTACGGTCGGGTGCGGGATATCGTGGGTCAGAATTCGACGTTTGTCGCGCAGTCTGGGACGTTTCCGAAACGATTCGGCGATTGGGATCCGAGGAACGTGAGAGCCATGAAGGATATCATGGAAGATATATTCGAGCAGGCGCTGAGGAATGAGCTGGAGCTGCCCGTCACGCCGCAGCTGATGACGATGTGGAGACACCTGGGAAGTTTGGGATCGCATGATCTAAGTGCCATGAGAGAAGCATTCGGGGGGATGCCCTTGACGGTTCTAGGGGCTTCATTATGTCCAGCGGCGGGCCCGCCTTTCTGGAA TGCAATATTTCAATATCCAAATTTCACCGTTTCTTACGAATCCGGCATCGATCACGTCCCACGCTTCGACACCAGCATAGAGATATTCGGGAAATGCAAAACCATCAAGGTCTGCTACGACACCCCATACATCAAGGGCCTCCCCGTGACCATGCAGATCAAGGAAGCGCTACCGGACGGTTCGTACCGCGAATCCACGGTCCGCAAAACCTACGAAGATCCGTACGTGTTGGAGATGAAGGAGCTGTATGAATGCGTTGTTTATGAGAAGGAAGTCAAAACGAGCGCTTTGGATGCGAGAAGGGAGATTGAGATGTTCGGAATGGTCCTTAAAGCTGCTGTTCAAGCGCAGGATCAGATGAAAAATATAGCTCAAACAGGAGTTTGA
- a CDS encoding uncharacterized protein (EggNog:ENOG410PYC3) codes for MWAEETSRGALAVLAGPRSFPAIECLGLTPMAQESTICRIADKIPAISSLLNPASLKTFVSSLRSPSRRIWKNGRSDFRRPRTIPSELYLVHQSMLFTRESRMATLEHLFAATGYVADVLETNCIAFALMGGLAFLLMGGHRGTCNVDIAIDSNMKDLLPILAIQPRIWCPTFPKMGVMTVFVEAGAPHEENLPSLKVMVNFIFRGSLGAPDELELSSGRFAVVRFPGQRNFPILDLANIMASKLAAFFANGDEKDFQDLRFLIVKFGESVHQIQMLLNKTHCRAFLRRCAIVWVPNGSEPHSELKRILGL; via the exons ATGTGGGCAGAGGAAACGAGTAGGGGCGCGCTCGCTGTCCTTGCCGGCCCACGGTCCTTTCCTGCGATTGAATGCTTGGGGCTCACTCCGATGGCACAGGAGTCGACGATTTGCCGTATTGCGGACAAGATACCCGCTATCTCATCACTCCTGAACCCAGCATCGCTGAAAACTTTTGTCTCAAGTCTACGATCCCCCAGCCGACGGATTTGGAAAAATGGACGCTCCGATTTTCGACGACCCAGAACTATTCCGTCAGAGCTGTATCTCGTCCACCAGAGCATGTTGTTTACCAGAGAATCCCGAATGGCAACTCTCGAACACCTTTTCGCAGCTACCGGATACGTCGCCGATGTCTTGGAAACGAATTGCATTGCATTCGCTTTGATGGGTGGGCTCGCCTTTCTGCTTATGGGAGGTCACCGAGGCACATGCAATGTCGACATCGCGATCGATTCCAACATGAAGGACCTTCTCCCCATCCTGGCAATTCAGCCACG CATATGGTGCCCTACGTTCCCGAAAATGGGCGTGATGACAGTTTTCGTGGAGGCTGGTGCACCCCACGAAGAAAACCTACCCAGTTTGAAAGTCATGGTCAACTTCATCTTTCGTG GCTCACTTGGCGCGCCCGATGAATTGGAGCTATCATCTGGACGTTTCGCGGTCGTCCGTTTCCCAGGGCAAAGGAATTTTCCGATCTTGGATCTGGCAAATATAATGGCGAGCAAGCTGGCAGCCTTCTTTGCCAACGGGGATGAGAAAGATTTTCAAGATCTTCGCTTCCTCATCGTGAAATTCGGCGAGAGTGTGCACCAGATACAGATGCTGCTGAACAAGACCCATTGCAGGGCCTTCCTCCGCCGATGTGCCATAGTCTGGGTTCCTAATGGATCCGAGCCTCATAGCGAATTGAAGAGAATCCTTGGGCTATGA
- a CDS encoding uncharacterized protein (EggNog:ENOG410PTQ2~TransMembrane:1 (i142-159o)), which yields MSLAASSATAVCRSACRSQFRLPVWTRTDASSWTKPLSFTFRRHHSSAIVSPLLHLRTFPCRPQHSNNNSQPFPLTQSHFSTSPYSSENPNDAYTSPYKAKRTWPPDVSKLSPKQQFRLERKYRRRAKLKWARPTWKKWTKLVQWTLIGFVLIYSLFFMELKDGGNNPFASLREYTRKFFTELLWSNPRGALRKPSGADTTGHSHENKQG from the exons ATGTCCCTCGCAGCCTCTTCTGCAACGGCAGTTTGCAGGAGCGCGTGCCGGTCACAGTTTCGGCTACCAGTATGGACACGAACTGACGCGAGTTCG TGGACAAAACCGCTCTCTTTCACCTTCCGCCGCCACCACTCCTCCGCCATTGTCTCCCCTCTCCTTCACCTCCGCACATTTCCCTGCCGCCCTCAACATTCCAATAACAATTCACAACCATTCCCCCTCACCCAATCCCACTTCAGCACCTCCCCTTACTCCTCGGAGAACCCCAATGACGCATATACAAGCCCCTACAAAGCCAAACGCACCTGGCCCCCAGACGTATCCAAACTATCTCCGAAGCAGCAGTTCCGCTTAGAGCGCAAATACCGACGGCGCGCGAAACTAAAATGGGCCAGACCGACATGGAAGAAGTGGACAAAATTGGTACAATGGACTCTAATCGGGT TTGTATTGATATATTCGCTGTTTTTCATGGAATTGAAAGATGGAGGAAATAATCCTTTCGCTTCG TTGCGAGAATATACGCGGAAATTTTTCACCGAGTTGTTATGGTCGAATCCACGCGGCGCCTTGCGAAAGCCCTCCGGTGCCGATACCACAGGGCACTCCCATGAAAATAAACAAGGATGA
- the POT1 gene encoding 3-ketoacyl-CoA thiolase with broad chain length specificity (EggNog:ENOG410PFKZ~COG:I~BUSCO:7335at33183), which yields MSQAAQRLSQVASHMTSTKGGVSALTAKHPDDIVVTCALRTAITKGGRGGFKDTAAADLLAGVFKAVIEKSNIDPALVEDIAVGSVLAPGGGATEFRAAALVAGFPEGTAVKALNRQCSSGLQAIVDIANAVKAGVIEVGIGAGVESMSSQYGPGAVSEFSDLLESHTESANCKVPMGILSEQMAKDLKISRAEQDVFAASSYQKAEKAQKEGLFNEEIVPLTVKVTDPKTNEEKTVVVNRDDGVRAGMTPESLAKIRPAFAKDGSIHAGNSSQISDGAAAVLLMKRSTAERLGQKIIGKYVTASVVGVKPLLMGMGPWKAIPVALEKAGITKNDVDIYEINEAFASQCLWCAKELGLPMEKVNPKGGAIAFGHPLGCTGSRQVSTLLTELRRTGKKVGVTSMCVGTGMGMAAVWVAE from the exons ATGTCTCAAG CTGCACAACGTCTCTCACAGGTCGCTTCGCATATGACCTCCACCAAAGGAGGCGTTTCTGCGCTGACCGCCAAACACCCCGATGATATCGTTGTGACATGCGCCCTCCGAACGGCCATCACCAAAGGTGGCCGTGGCGGTTTCAAGGATACTGCCGCCGCCGACCTCTTGGCCGGTGTTTTCAAAGCCGTGATTGAGAAGTCCAACATTGACCCCGCGCTCGTGGAAGATATTGCGGTCGGATCCGTTCTTGCGCCTGGCGGTGGTGCTACTGAGTTCCGTGCTGCTGCTCTTGTTGCTGGATTCCCAGAAGGAACCGCCGTCAAGGCTCTGAACAGACAATGCTCCAGTGGATTGCAGGCGATCGTTGATATCGCAAATGCCGTGAAGGCTGGTGTTATTGAAGTCGGTATTGGTGCTGGTGTTGAGAGCATGTCTTCGCAGTATGG ACCCGGAGCTGTCTCTGAGTTCTCCGATCTCCTAGAGAGCCACACTGAATCTGCCAACTGCAAAGTCCCCATGGGTATCTTATCAGAGCAAATGGCCAAGGACCTCAAGATCAGCCGTGCTGAGCAAGATGTCTTCGCCGCCTCTTCTTACCAAAAGGCCGAAAAGGCTCAAAAGGAGGGTCTGTTCAATGAAGAAATCGTCCCTCTGACCGTCAAGGTTACCGACCCCAAAACCAACGAGGAAAAGACCGTCGTTGTCAACCGCGACGATGGCGTCAGAGCCGGCATGACTCCCGAATCCCTTGCTAAGATCAGACCCGCTTTCGCAAAGGATGGCTCCATCCACGCCGGAAACTCTTCCCAGATCTCCGACGGTGCTGCCGCCGTTCTCCTCATGAAACGCTCCACTGCTGAGAGACTCGGCCAGAAGATCATCGGCAAGTACGTTACCGCCAGCGTTGTCGGCGTGAAGCCGCTCCTCATGGGTATGGGTCCATGGAAGGCCATCCCCGTTGCCTTGGAGAAGGCCGGTATCACCAAGAACGATGTTGATATCTACGAGATCAACGAGGCCTTTGCTTCCCAGTGCTTGTGGTGTGCCAAGGAGCTCGGTTTGCCCATGGAGAAGGTTAACCCCAAGGGTGGTGCTATCGCCTTTGGTCACCCGCTGGGATGCACTGGATCTAGACAGGTCAGCACATTGTTGACTGAATTGAGAAGAACGGGCAAGAAAGTCGGAGTGACTAGCATGTGCGTTGGAACTGGTATGGGTATGGCGGCTGTCTGGGTCGCCGAGTAA
- a CDS encoding uncharacterized protein (EggNog:ENOG410PM39~COG:H~BUSCO:12885at33183) — protein MSTVTEEKLAILQQFSACDVSDALMKVEKVPKGAPAHGGFLADLGPLILSPSSTSSKTIAPISTVQFIPKAQPSLHIAQQDPERHGFPEATHWVDHTQRDTIVLLDQPEGQKCAVLGGIMAARMSVIGAKGVIVNGRVRDMAELKASGLPIWARGQSTVGTGAEAKPGARNVPISVSGVAVSPGDIAFCDPLEGVVVIPQNLLDDVLALMPKLVEADDRVKEDVLNGCTVFDAFKKHRGA, from the exons ATGTCCACAGTCACGGAGGAAAAGCTTGCAATCCTGCAGCAATTCTCCGCGTGCGAT GTATCTGACGCCCTTATGAAAGTAGAGAAAGTGCCCAAGGGTGCACCCGCACACGGAGGCTTCCTAGCCGACCTTG GTCCTCTCATCCTCTCCCCATCTTCAACGTCCTCTAAGACTATCGCTCCCATCTCCACCGTTCAGTTCATCCCCAAAGCCCAACCCTCCCTCCACATCGCACAACAAGACCCGGAGCGTCACGGCTTTCCCGAAGCCACGCACTGGGTAGATCACACCCAGCGCGACACCATCGTCCTGCTTGATCAGCCCGAAGGCCAAAAATGTGCTGTTCTCGGCGGAATCATGGCCGCGAGGATGAGCGTTATCGGTGCCAAAGGAGTAATCGTTAACGGAAGGGTGAGGGATATGGCTGAACTGAAAGCAAGTGGGCTACCG ATATGGGCGCGCGGTCAGTCCACCGTTGGCACGGGTGCTGAAGCCAAACCTGGTGCACGAAATGTACCGATTTCTGTTAGTGGTGTCGCAGTTTCGCCG GGTGACATCGCATTTTGTGATCCACTTGAAGGAGTCGTGGTAATTCCGCAGAACTTGCTCGACGACGTTCTGGCGTTAATGCCGAAACTTGTCGAAGCTGATGACCGGGTCAAGGAAGATGTATTGAATGGCTGTACCGTATTTGACGCCTTCAAAAAGCATCGAGGAGCGTAA